A DNA window from Arachis hypogaea cultivar Tifrunner chromosome 18, arahy.Tifrunner.gnm2.J5K5, whole genome shotgun sequence contains the following coding sequences:
- the LOC112771883 gene encoding uncharacterized protein isoform X1 encodes MEEYLLCMKTLRSQMNDVEDQAAKISVEEETQLTNVRTMEKDIESVSYNVNVYVVKSEVKRTKEDTEQMKKVMGELCSKILENQKKIASSESDISKLTQTLELIHQEKVGLSAKLSEKRAYYTKVEEDMSAKLQKQQEWHRTKMTSRKLKEHEIKEKVDLQKSKTKGKAAADGNCIMDNPGSDARKSIIIKLDSAKGRLDEILNLKSKMLMENNKIKLAIEDLKCKTNDFKLELKAADITVLQEEYNALMSDKAGEIEYLQSLGKQVDKVKEIHHVVKCACGEEFTVAVNM; translated from the exons ATGGAGGAGTACTTACTGTGCATGAAGACTTTGCGCTCTCAAATGAACG ATGTGGAGGATCAAGCGGCTAAGATCTCAGTAGAAGAGGAAACGCAACTCACCAACGTTCGCACGATGGAAAAAGATATCGAATCAG TTTCATATAATGTAAATGTTTATGTAGTGAAATCGGAAGTTAAAAGAACGAAGGAAGATACTGAACAAATGAAGAAAGTGATGGGTGAGCTATGCTCTAAGATATTGGAGAATCAGAAAAAGATTGCCTCTTCGGAATCTGATATCTCCAAGCTTACACAG ACCCTGGAACTTATTCATCAAGAGAAAGTTGGGTTATCTGCCAAACTTTCAGAGAAGAG AGCCTACTATACCAAGGTTGAGGAGGACATGAGTGCCAAATTGCAGAAGCAACAG GAGTGGCACAGAACTAAGATGACTAGTAGAAAATTGAAAGAGCATGAG ATCAAGGAAAAAGTTGATTTACAGAAAAGTAAAACCAAAG GGAAGGCTGCAGCCGATGGTAACTGTATCATGGACAACCCG GGGAGTGATGCAAGGAAGAGCATAATCATCAAACTGGATTCAGCTAAAGGAAGGCTTGATGAAATTCTTAATCTAAAATCCAAGATGCTTATGGAGAACAACAAG ATAAAACTCGCTATTGAGGATCTGAAATGCAAGACAAATGATTTTAAG CTAGAGCTAAAAGCTGCAGATATAACGGTTCTTCAAGAAGAATATAACGCACTTATGTCTGACAAAGCTGGAGAAATTGAGTACTTGCAGTCTCTGGGGAAACAAGTTGACAAAGTCAAG GAGATCCATCATGTGGTAAAATGTGCCTGCGGGGAGGAATTTACTGTGGCAGTGAACATGTAA
- the LOC112771883 gene encoding uncharacterized protein isoform X3 — protein MEEYLLCMKTLRSQMNDVEDQAAKISVEEETQLTNVRTMEKDIESVSYNVNVYVVKSEVKRTKEDTEQMKKVMGELCSKILENQKKIASSESDISKLTQTLELIHQEKVGLSAKLSEKRAYYTKVEEDMSAKLQKQQEWHRTKMTSRKLKEHEIKEKVDLQKSKTKGKAAADGNCIMDNPGSDARKSIIIKLDSAKGRLDEILNLKSKMLMENNKLELKAADITVLQEEYNALMSDKAGEIEYLQSLGKQVDKVKEIHHVVKCACGEEFTVAVNM, from the exons ATGGAGGAGTACTTACTGTGCATGAAGACTTTGCGCTCTCAAATGAACG ATGTGGAGGATCAAGCGGCTAAGATCTCAGTAGAAGAGGAAACGCAACTCACCAACGTTCGCACGATGGAAAAAGATATCGAATCAG TTTCATATAATGTAAATGTTTATGTAGTGAAATCGGAAGTTAAAAGAACGAAGGAAGATACTGAACAAATGAAGAAAGTGATGGGTGAGCTATGCTCTAAGATATTGGAGAATCAGAAAAAGATTGCCTCTTCGGAATCTGATATCTCCAAGCTTACACAG ACCCTGGAACTTATTCATCAAGAGAAAGTTGGGTTATCTGCCAAACTTTCAGAGAAGAG AGCCTACTATACCAAGGTTGAGGAGGACATGAGTGCCAAATTGCAGAAGCAACAG GAGTGGCACAGAACTAAGATGACTAGTAGAAAATTGAAAGAGCATGAG ATCAAGGAAAAAGTTGATTTACAGAAAAGTAAAACCAAAG GGAAGGCTGCAGCCGATGGTAACTGTATCATGGACAACCCG GGGAGTGATGCAAGGAAGAGCATAATCATCAAACTGGATTCAGCTAAAGGAAGGCTTGATGAAATTCTTAATCTAAAATCCAAGATGCTTATGGAGAACAACAAG CTAGAGCTAAAAGCTGCAGATATAACGGTTCTTCAAGAAGAATATAACGCACTTATGTCTGACAAAGCTGGAGAAATTGAGTACTTGCAGTCTCTGGGGAAACAAGTTGACAAAGTCAAG GAGATCCATCATGTGGTAAAATGTGCCTGCGGGGAGGAATTTACTGTGGCAGTGAACATGTAA
- the LOC112771188 gene encoding uncharacterized Rho GTPase-activating protein At5g61530, with protein sequence MPSIISPQWQDKASGFFSSSGVKLKEARESAGTFVGEVTKDTKSNVAEVAGRVGTMVKSRWALLQQPSTKHAVQDRLISAAATTGSFLRRSISGTKDKVAVGKTKVEEVAKKTAQKSKTILTDIERWQKGVASTDVFGVPIEVTVQRQDSSRPVPQILVKCADYLIVSGLNSPSLFKSDGDKKVIRQLVSLYNLDSNSSIPEGTNPIDVAALAKCYLASLPEPLTTFELYDEIKAALSNIYSMRNILKKLPSVNYMTLEFVTALLLRVSQKSLLNKMDTRTLAMEMAPVVMWQDGQRPDFYKQYWNQVSKSPSKKGLDEPAGSYGAWDLLADDDEAIDASSPIPLDDGAPVDFGAIEVVQLLIEHHNAIFTDANETVWR encoded by the exons ATGCCTTCTATCATCTCACCTCAGTGGCAAGATAAGGCCTCTGGTTTCTTTTCTTCCTCAG GGGTCAAGCTCAAAGAAGCAAGGGAATCAGCTGGAACATTTGTTGGTGAGGTCACAAAGGATACAAAGAGTAATGTTGCTGAAGTGGCGGGGCGAGTTGGAACTATGGTCAAAAGCCGGTGGGCACTTCTTCAGCAGCCATCGACAAAACATGCTGTACAGGATCGATTGATATCGGCTGCAGCTACAACTGGTTCGTTTCTAAGGAGAAGCATATCGGGAACAAAAGATAAGGTGGCTGTGGGAAAAACAAAGGTTGAAGAG GTGGCCAAAAAAACAGCACAAAAAAGCAAGACTATCTTGACAGACATTGAAAGATGGCAGAAG GGAGTTGCAAGTACTGATG TGTTTGGAGTTCCTATTGAGGTTACTGTACAGAGACAAGATAGCAGCAGGCCTGTTCCTCAGATATTGGTCAAATGTGCAGATTATCTTATAGTTTCAG GATTGAATTcaccatctctcttcaaatctgATGGAGATAAAAAGGTTATCCGGCAGTTGGTTTCTCTGTACAACCTAG ATTCAAATTCTTCAATCCCAGAAGGCACAAATCCAATTGATGTGGCAGCTCTTGCAAAATGTTACCTTGCCAGCCTTCCTGAGCCTCTTACCACTTTTGAGCTTTACGATGAAATAAAAGCTGCTCTATCCAATATATATTCCATGAGAAACATCCTCAAGAAGCTTCCCAGTGTAAACTACATGACTCTGGAGTTTGTAACAGCACTTTTGCTCCGGGTTAGCCAGAAGTCACTTCTCAATAAG ATGGATACTCGGACCCTTGCAATGGAAATGGCACCCGTTGTCATGTGGCAAGATGGACAGAGACCTGATTTTTATAAACAATACTGGAACCAAGTGTCTAAAAGCCCTTCCAAAAAAGGCTTGGATGAACCAGCTGGTTCATATGGTGCTTGGGACTTACTTGCTG ATGATGATGAAGCCATAGATGCATCCTCTCCTATTCCattggatgatggtgcaccaGTTGACTTTGGTGCAATTGAGGTTGTTCAGTTGCTTATAGAACATCATAATGCAATTTTCACAGATGCAAATGAGACAGTCTGGAGATGA
- the LOC112771885 gene encoding RING-H2 finger protein ATL7 isoform X1 gives MSQGYYSESYPSSSSSSSDSGSDISDAAAASAELKLYRAFIFSAPIFFTFILLFLFYVFYLRPRRVDWSSLRMRPFAFAHDSNTSTISTWDIGLKKELREMLPIIVYKESFSVKDTQCSVCLLDYQAEDKLQQIPACGHTFHMSCIDLWLSSHSTCPLCRLSLLTSAKSSTEPSHRQVDGPQSNEETQTIESSELRATSHVETTVSQNVSGEVAIAAHCIDVEGQHGQNNQ, from the exons ATGTCTCAAGGCTATTACTCAGAGTCatacccttcttcttcttcttcttcttctgattctgGATCTGATATTTCAGATGCTGCTGCTGCTTCAGCTGAACTGAAGCTCTATCGAGCATTCATTTTCTCGGCACCAAtattcttcactttcattcttctcttcctcttttaTGTCTTCTATCTTCGACCCAGAAGGGTTGATTGGTCCTCCCTTAGGATGAGACCCTTTGCTTTTGCTCATGACTCCAACACCAGCACCATCTCCACG TGGGATATTGGGTTGAAGAAAGAATTGAGAGAGATGCTGCCTATTATTGTGTACAAGGAAAGCTTCTCTGTCAAAGATACCCA ATGCTCAGTGTGCCTTTTGGACTACCAAGCAGAGGATAAGCTTCAACAGATACCTGCATGTGGCCATACATTTCACATGAGCTGCATTGATCTTTGGCTGTCCAGCCACAGCACCTGCCCTCTCTGCCGCTTGTCCCTATTAACATCGGCTAAATCTTCAACAGAGCCATCTCACAGACAGGTTGAT GGGCCACAGAGCAATGAGGAAACACAGACCATAGAATCATCAGAGTTGAGAGCTACTAGTCATGTAGAAACCACTGTTTCCCAGAATGTCTCAGGAGAGGTTGCAATTGCCGCTCACTGCATCGATGTTGAAGGACAACATGGACAAAACAATCAGTAG
- the LOC112771883 gene encoding uncharacterized protein isoform X2, translating into MEEYLLCMKTLRSQMNDVEDQAAKISVEEETQLTNVRTMEKDIESVKSEVKRTKEDTEQMKKVMGELCSKILENQKKIASSESDISKLTQTLELIHQEKVGLSAKLSEKRAYYTKVEEDMSAKLQKQQEWHRTKMTSRKLKEHEIKEKVDLQKSKTKGKAAADGNCIMDNPGSDARKSIIIKLDSAKGRLDEILNLKSKMLMENNKIKLAIEDLKCKTNDFKLELKAADITVLQEEYNALMSDKAGEIEYLQSLGKQVDKVKEIHHVVKCACGEEFTVAVNM; encoded by the exons ATGGAGGAGTACTTACTGTGCATGAAGACTTTGCGCTCTCAAATGAACG ATGTGGAGGATCAAGCGGCTAAGATCTCAGTAGAAGAGGAAACGCAACTCACCAACGTTCGCACGATGGAAAAAGATATCGAATCAG TGAAATCGGAAGTTAAAAGAACGAAGGAAGATACTGAACAAATGAAGAAAGTGATGGGTGAGCTATGCTCTAAGATATTGGAGAATCAGAAAAAGATTGCCTCTTCGGAATCTGATATCTCCAAGCTTACACAG ACCCTGGAACTTATTCATCAAGAGAAAGTTGGGTTATCTGCCAAACTTTCAGAGAAGAG AGCCTACTATACCAAGGTTGAGGAGGACATGAGTGCCAAATTGCAGAAGCAACAG GAGTGGCACAGAACTAAGATGACTAGTAGAAAATTGAAAGAGCATGAG ATCAAGGAAAAAGTTGATTTACAGAAAAGTAAAACCAAAG GGAAGGCTGCAGCCGATGGTAACTGTATCATGGACAACCCG GGGAGTGATGCAAGGAAGAGCATAATCATCAAACTGGATTCAGCTAAAGGAAGGCTTGATGAAATTCTTAATCTAAAATCCAAGATGCTTATGGAGAACAACAAG ATAAAACTCGCTATTGAGGATCTGAAATGCAAGACAAATGATTTTAAG CTAGAGCTAAAAGCTGCAGATATAACGGTTCTTCAAGAAGAATATAACGCACTTATGTCTGACAAAGCTGGAGAAATTGAGTACTTGCAGTCTCTGGGGAAACAAGTTGACAAAGTCAAG GAGATCCATCATGTGGTAAAATGTGCCTGCGGGGAGGAATTTACTGTGGCAGTGAACATGTAA
- the LOC112771885 gene encoding E3 ubiquitin-protein ligase ATL59 isoform X2, with the protein MRPFAFAHDSNTSTISTWDIGLKKELREMLPIIVYKESFSVKDTQCSVCLLDYQAEDKLQQIPACGHTFHMSCIDLWLSSHSTCPLCRLSLLTSAKSSTEPSHRQVDGPQSNEETQTIESSELRATSHVETTVSQNVSGEVAIAAHCIDVEGQHGQNNQ; encoded by the exons ATGAGACCCTTTGCTTTTGCTCATGACTCCAACACCAGCACCATCTCCACG TGGGATATTGGGTTGAAGAAAGAATTGAGAGAGATGCTGCCTATTATTGTGTACAAGGAAAGCTTCTCTGTCAAAGATACCCA ATGCTCAGTGTGCCTTTTGGACTACCAAGCAGAGGATAAGCTTCAACAGATACCTGCATGTGGCCATACATTTCACATGAGCTGCATTGATCTTTGGCTGTCCAGCCACAGCACCTGCCCTCTCTGCCGCTTGTCCCTATTAACATCGGCTAAATCTTCAACAGAGCCATCTCACAGACAGGTTGAT GGGCCACAGAGCAATGAGGAAACACAGACCATAGAATCATCAGAGTTGAGAGCTACTAGTCATGTAGAAACCACTGTTTCCCAGAATGTCTCAGGAGAGGTTGCAATTGCCGCTCACTGCATCGATGTTGAAGGACAACATGGACAAAACAATCAGTAG
- the LOC112771883 gene encoding uncharacterized protein isoform X4 — protein sequence MEEYLLCMKTLRSQMNDVEDQAAKISVEEETQLTNVRTMEKDIESVKSEVKRTKEDTEQMKKVMGELCSKILENQKKIASSESDISKLTQTLELIHQEKVGLSAKLSEKRAYYTKVEEDMSAKLQKQQEWHRTKMTSRKLKEHEIKEKVDLQKSKTKGKAAADGNCIMDNPGSDARKSIIIKLDSAKGRLDEILNLKSKMLMENNKLELKAADITVLQEEYNALMSDKAGEIEYLQSLGKQVDKVKEIHHVVKCACGEEFTVAVNM from the exons ATGGAGGAGTACTTACTGTGCATGAAGACTTTGCGCTCTCAAATGAACG ATGTGGAGGATCAAGCGGCTAAGATCTCAGTAGAAGAGGAAACGCAACTCACCAACGTTCGCACGATGGAAAAAGATATCGAATCAG TGAAATCGGAAGTTAAAAGAACGAAGGAAGATACTGAACAAATGAAGAAAGTGATGGGTGAGCTATGCTCTAAGATATTGGAGAATCAGAAAAAGATTGCCTCTTCGGAATCTGATATCTCCAAGCTTACACAG ACCCTGGAACTTATTCATCAAGAGAAAGTTGGGTTATCTGCCAAACTTTCAGAGAAGAG AGCCTACTATACCAAGGTTGAGGAGGACATGAGTGCCAAATTGCAGAAGCAACAG GAGTGGCACAGAACTAAGATGACTAGTAGAAAATTGAAAGAGCATGAG ATCAAGGAAAAAGTTGATTTACAGAAAAGTAAAACCAAAG GGAAGGCTGCAGCCGATGGTAACTGTATCATGGACAACCCG GGGAGTGATGCAAGGAAGAGCATAATCATCAAACTGGATTCAGCTAAAGGAAGGCTTGATGAAATTCTTAATCTAAAATCCAAGATGCTTATGGAGAACAACAAG CTAGAGCTAAAAGCTGCAGATATAACGGTTCTTCAAGAAGAATATAACGCACTTATGTCTGACAAAGCTGGAGAAATTGAGTACTTGCAGTCTCTGGGGAAACAAGTTGACAAAGTCAAG GAGATCCATCATGTGGTAAAATGTGCCTGCGGGGAGGAATTTACTGTGGCAGTGAACATGTAA
- the LOC112770481 gene encoding transcription factor DUO1-like, with amino-acid sequence MERGFDRRYIKKGPWSREEDEVLQEHVNKYGARDWSSIRSKGLLPRTGKSCRLRWVNKLRPNLKIGCKFTEEEEKLVIELQGQFGNKWAKIATYLEGRTDNDVKNFWSSRRKRIERMLRKPSITSSKMQNKNKGKVPLSQVQFEEDISCSSNKPEENIPCGNYLPYYTAPYMGNTEEFKMVNLPDLTKPNHQNLESDINTSSQAFEATPLHVVPSFESSTTEYTFPQIPNEPQLEFPVFPEPIDDPYFFDMLEQKSVQNKIGTTVGMDGKPQNESAKCFFEDIPTEIFEYFDHTPTSSDQ; translated from the exons ATGGAAAGAGGGTTTGATAGAAGGTACATAAAGAAAGGACCATGGAGCAGAGAGGAAGATGAGGTGCTCCAGGAGCATGTTAACAAGTATGGTGCAAGGGATTGGAGCTCCATTCGATCCAAAGGCTTGTTGCCTCGAACTGGAAAATCTTGTCGCCTTCGATGGGTTAACAAGCTTAGACCAAACTTGAAGAT AGGGTGCAAGTTTACGGAAGAAGAGGAGAAGTTGGTAATAGAGTTACAAGGGCAATTTGGGAACAAATGGGCAAAAATTGCTACATATTTGGAAGGAAGAACAGACAACGATGTAAAGAATTTCTGGAGCAGTAGAAGAAAGAGGATAGAGAGGATGTTGCGGAAGCCATCAATAACTTCGTCAAAGatgcaaaacaaaaacaaaggaaAAGTCCCTCTTAGTCAAGTACAATTTGAAGAG GATATTTCATGCAGCTCCAATAAGCCAGAGGAAAATATCCCCTGTGGAAACTACCTTCCTTATTACACTGCTCCCTACATGGGAAACACTGAAGAGTTCAAAATGGTCAACCTACCAGATTTGACAAAACCAAACCACCAAAATTTGGAAAGTGACATCAACACTTCTTCTCAGGCTTTTGAGGCCACCCCACTCCATGTGGTACCTTCTTTTGAGTCTTCAACAACAGAGTACACATTTCCTCAAATCCCAAATGAACCACAACTGGAATTTCCAGTGTTTCCAGAACCAATTGATGACCCTTACTTCTTTGATATGCTTGAGCAAAAAAGTGTTCAGAACAAGATTGGAACAACTGTTGGAATGGATGGAAAGCCTCAAAATGAAAGTGCTAAGTGCTTCTTTGAGGACATCCCAACTGAGATCTTTGAATACTTTGACCATACTCCAACTTCATCAGACCAATAA